One part of the Bacteroidia bacterium genome encodes these proteins:
- a CDS encoding ATP-binding protein → MALLPYSEEQVLDRLRFENPWWVTGTVEEYYTSMQRRLYFDLFMPLVTETGVRRAVVLMGPRRVGKTVMMYHAVQNLLENEIDPLKVAFVSIETPIYNNISLEQLFSFCRKATKQDSPKGWYIFFDEIQYLKDWEVHLKSLVDSYPHTRFVVSGSAAAALRLKSNESGAGRFTDFMLPPLTFNEFLHLKQLNRLITETNLDWQGSLTKFYSTNNINELNKHFLDYINYGGYPEVIFSDKIQSNPGRYIRSDIIDKVLLRDLPSLYGIRDVQELNSLFTAIAYNSAGEVSLEDLSKNSGVQKNTIKRYIEYLEAAFLIKVVHKISNKPKQFQRATQFKIYLTNPSLRSALFSPLQPTDPFIGNMVETAIYAQWLHREWFTPYYARWQKGEVDMVKLDDKNFKPQWAVEIKWSNQFYEKPGDLKSLLQFLKDNNLQTALVTTIDKEGTKEIDSIKLKYIPASVYAYTVGKNTILQKQKRNT, encoded by the coding sequence ATGGCTTTACTACCATATTCGGAAGAACAGGTTCTTGACCGACTAAGATTTGAAAATCCTTGGTGGGTGACTGGAACAGTTGAGGAATATTATACTTCAATGCAAAGAAGATTGTATTTTGACTTGTTTATGCCTCTCGTTACAGAGACAGGTGTCAGAAGAGCTGTTGTTTTAATGGGACCGCGAAGAGTTGGGAAAACGGTTATGATGTATCATGCTGTTCAAAATCTGCTTGAAAATGAAATTGACCCTTTGAAAGTAGCTTTTGTTTCAATTGAAACACCCATATACAACAACATCAGTTTAGAGCAACTTTTTAGTTTTTGCCGTAAGGCAACAAAACAGGACAGTCCCAAAGGCTGGTATATCTTCTTTGACGAAATACAATATCTAAAAGATTGGGAAGTGCATCTAAAGTCCTTGGTTGACAGTTATCCTCATACTCGCTTCGTGGTTTCGGGTTCTGCTGCTGCTGCTTTACGACTTAAGAGCAATGAGAGCGGAGCAGGGCGATTTACAGATTTTATGCTGCCACCGTTGACCTTTAATGAGTTTCTCCATTTGAAACAATTGAACAGACTTATCACAGAAACAAATCTTGACTGGCAAGGCAGTTTGACAAAATTTTACAGCACCAATAACATCAATGAGTTAAACAAGCATTTTTTGGACTATATCAATTATGGTGGTTATCCCGAAGTGATTTTTTCGGATAAAATTCAAAGTAATCCGGGGCGATATATCCGAAGTGATATTATTGATAAAGTGTTATTGAGAGATTTGCCAAGCCTTTATGGAATAAGAGACGTGCAAGAACTTAACTCGTTGTTTACTGCAATAGCATATAACAGTGCAGGAGAAGTAAGTCTTGAAGATTTAAGTAAAAATTCAGGAGTTCAAAAGAATACTATTAAACGTTACATTGAATATTTAGAAGCCGCATTTTTAATAAAGGTAGTTCATAAAATTTCAAACAAACCCAAGCAGTTTCAACGAGCAACGCAGTTTAAGATTTATCTGACTAATCCTTCACTGAGAAGTGCGTTGTTTTCCCCGTTACAACCAACTGACCCATTTATTGGAAACATGGTTGAGACGGCAATTTATGCTCAATGGCTTCACAGAGAATGGTTTACTCCTTACTACGCAAGGTGGCAGAAAGGAGAAGTTGACATGGTTAAACTTGACGACAAAAATTTCAAACCTCAATGGGCTGTTGAAATCAAATGGAGTAATCAATTTTATGAAAAACCTGGTGACTTAAAATCGTTATTGCAATTTTTAAAGGACAATAACTTACAAACCGCATTAGTTACAACTATTGACAAGGAAGGAACTAAAGAAATAGACAGTATAAAACTAAAATACATTCCTGCATCGGTTTACGCATATACAGTTGGGAAGAACACTATTTTACAAAAACAAAAACGGAATACGTGA